From the bacterium genome, the window CTCATCCTTTGAGTAATCATAACGATACCAATCACTTATCCCATGAAAACGCAGATAAACAAAATCTGTGGTAGATTCTAAATGGGTGATAAGCTTTGGCGCACTAACAATGCAGTAAGCAATCCCATTTTTCCTTAGCAAATTAAAGGTTGCTTCATCTACCCAGGAATTATCCCGAAATTCTATAGCATAGCGAAAACCAGAGGGAAGTTGAGCGATAAATGCCTCTAATCTTGGGATATCCTTCTTTAAAGAGGGTGGCAATTGATAAAGGATTACCCCTAATTTCTCAGAAAGCCCTTTAATTCGCTCTAAGAAGACCTTGAGGAATTCCCTACAATCCACTAATTTTAGGAGATGGGTAATCCTTCTTGGTGCCTTTAGCGCAAACTGAAATCCGACTGGGCTCCTTTTATACCATCCTTTAATCATTCCCTCAAATGGCAGGCGGTAAAAAGAGGCATTGACCTCTACAGTCTGAAATTTGCTGGCATAGAATGAAAACCTCTCTTTGGAAGGAAGCCCGGAAGGATAAAATCTTCCCTCCCAATGGTTATAACTCCATCCTGAAGTCCCAATAAAAACACAAGTCATGGTTTAAATTAATCCTTTTTTAAAATCCTTTTCTGGTCAATAGTAGCCCATACTTTTTGCTTTCTTGTATGCCGACTGGGCAAGGAATTTGTACCTCCTGTAGGTTTCCCTGGGCTATCGTATTCGTATTATCTGTGCGTTGTTTTCATCCTTATACGCCTACCAGGTCAATCCTTCTAATTCTTTTATTCCTTTCAGCTCGGGGTATTTTTCGTAATCCGGTTCTTTCAAATCTTCTCTATTCAATTCCCCAGGGAGATAATAGCCTGGTTCTTCTTCCTCTTCTGAAGGTAGTCCCCACCAGCAGACATCATTGGTCAACATCACCTTACCATTTCCAAAAAATTCTTTCACCCTCACAAGATACTTGCGCAATGCCTCCCATCTTTCTCTTTCACCTTCTTCCTCTTTTACAAAAAATCTTGGTGGAGACGACCATTTAGCATAATTCATCCCTTTATGTGTAAAGAGTGCCCACTCTGGATAGAATTTATCTATAAAATCTCCACCAAACTTTTTGTTTATCTCTTCTTGCGTTCTATTTGCTAAATTTTCTACCATAATTACAAAATTTACTCCCATTTTTAAATACCTCCCTATACTTTAGACTTCTACAAAATAAGAAAAATCGCCCTTTTACCTTTAAAATGTATTTCATTTACCACACTTTGGCATCCTTTTGTGAACAGATTCGGTTTATCAATAGCCACTTATATACCGGTTTTATCTCAAATTTTTTCATTCCCCTACACATAAGTTCTTTAATCGGTTATATCTTTCTCTGGATAAAAATGGTAAGGCAGAATTATTGTGGAGTAAAGGGTCTGCGATAGGGTCAAATCCAAATTCCCTTACCCCTTTCTCCCATTCCTTTGTGCCAGGGATAGGTGAATATTCTACTAACTTTATCTTAACCCCTAAGTTACGCAGAAAGATAATTCCCGCTTCTACTTCATCTTCATCCTGACCAGGTAAACCACACATAATATACACACCTATATCTTTTTTATTATATCCTGCATTAAGGAGGTTAGTTATTGCCTGCTTAAACTCTAAATTACTTACCTTTCCACCACTTATTTGTTGGCGTCTGGAATTTGTTGTTTCTAAACTTAGTCGAATAGTCTTGAAATTTGCCTTAAAGAGTAAATCTGCTACTTCCCAAGAGATAAATCTAATATGAAGTCCATTTGGGGTATGGAAAAAGCACTTTATTTCTCTTCTTATTATTTCTTCTAATATTAAACAAAGGTGATTTTCAGCATCTACCAGCAA encodes:
- a CDS encoding DUF72 domain-containing protein, whose amino-acid sequence is MTCVFIGTSGWSYNHWEGRFYPSGLPSKERFSFYASKFQTVEVNASFYRLPFEGMIKGWYKRSPVGFQFALKAPRRITHLLKLVDCREFLKVFLERIKGLSEKLGVILYQLPPSLKKDIPRLEAFIAQLPSGFRYAIEFRDNSWVDEATFNLLRKNGIAYCIVSAPKLITHLESTTDFVYLRFHGISDWYRYDYSKDELAYFAESIKDFVKQELDVYCYFNNDFDAYAVKNAKELMELVG